Proteins encoded within one genomic window of Aspergillus nidulans FGSC A4 chromosome VII:
- a CDS encoding protein codA (transcript_id=CADANIAT00008041): MATTTEFPASDVNSYDYVIVGGGTAGCVIASRLAQYLPNKRILLIEAGPSDYMDDRVLNLREWLNLLGGELDYDYPTVEQPMGNSHIRHSRAKVLGGCSSHNTLISFRPFEYDCKRWESQGCTGWSFETFTRVLDSLRNTVQPVHDRHRNQLCKDWIQSCSTAMNIPIIHDFNKEIRSNGELTQGVGFFSVAYNPDDGRRSSASVAYIHPILRGDEKRPNLTILTNAWVSRVNVDGDTVTGVDITLQSGAKHTLRPKKETILCAGAVDTPRLLLHSGLGPKQQLASLGIPVVKDIPGVGENLLDHPESIIIWELNQPVPPNQTTMDSDAGIFLRREAPNAAGSDGSAADVMMHCYQIPFCLNTSRLGYDTPVDAFCMTPNIPRPRSRGRLYLTSSDPTVKPALDFRYFTDPEGYDAATIVHGLKAAREIAKQSPFKDWIKREVAPGPKVQTDEELSEYGRRVAHTVYHPAGTTKMGDVTRDPMAVVDPKLKIRGLKNVRIADAGVFPEMPTINPMLTVLAIGERAAELIAEEAGWKREQPRL, encoded by the exons ATGGCCACCACTACCGAGTTCCCCGCAAGCGACGTCAACAGCTACGACTATGTGATCGTTGGAGGTGGTACTGCCGGCTGTGTTATTGCCAGCCGTCTGGCTCAGTACCTTCCTAACAAGAGGATCCTCTTGATTGAGGCCGGTCCCAGCGATTACATGGATGACCGAGTCCTCAACCTTAGGGAATGGCTCAACTTGTTGGGAGGCGAGTTGGACTACGACTACCCCACAGTTGAGCAGCCGATGG GTAACAGCCATATCCGTCACTCTCGCGCCAAGGTGCTTGGAGGCTGCTCCAGCCACAACACCCTGATCTCGTTCCGTCCGTTTGAGTATGACTGCAAGCGGTGGGAAAGCCAGGGGTGCACGGGGTGGTCGTTCGAGACCTTCACGCGCGTGCTCGATAGCCTCCGCAACACCGTCCAGCCCGTTCACGACCGTCACCGCAACCAGCTGTGCAAGGACTGGATCCAGTCCTGCTCGACCGCCATGAACATTCCCATCATCCACGACTTCAACAAGGAGATCCGTTCCAACGGTGAGCTGACCCAGGGTGTTGGTTTCTTCTCAGTTGCGTACAACCCCGACGatggccgccgcagcagcgccagcgtTGCTTACATCCACCCTATCCTGCGCGGTGACGAGAAGCGTCCCAACCTGACGATCCTCACCAACGCGTGGGTGTCTCGCGTCAACGTCGACGGCGATACCGTCACCGGTGTTGATATCACCCTGCAGTCCGGTGCCAAGCACACTCTCCGTCCCAAGAAGGAGACCATCCTCTGTGCCGGTGCCGTGGATACCCCTCGCCTTCTGCTTCACTCCGGTCTGGGCcccaagcagcagctggcctcTCTTGGCATCCCAGTGGTGAAGGACATTCCTGGTGTTGGCGAGAACCTGCTTGACCACCCTGAGAGTATCATCATCTGGGAGCTCAACCAGCCCGTGCCTCCCAACCAGACCACTATGGACTCCGACGCAGGtatcttcctccgccgcgaGGCACCCAACGCCGCTGGCTCCGACGGCAGCGCCGCCGACGTTATGATGCACTGCTACCAGATTCCCTTCTGTCTCAACACGTCGCGCTTGGGCTATGACACTCCTGTCGATGCCTTCTGCATGACCCCCAACATCCCCCGTCCTCGCTCCCGCGGCCGTCTTTACCTGACCTCCTCCGACCCCACCGTCAAGCCGGCCTTGGACTTCCGCTACTTCACCGACCCCGAGGGCTATGATGCCGCCACCATCGTCCACGGTCTCAAGGCCGCCCGAGAGATTGCCAAGCAATCTCCCTTCAAGGACTGGATCAAGCGCGAGGTCGCCCCCGGCCCCAAGGTTCAGACCGACGAGGAACTCTCCGAGTATGGCCGTCGCGTTGCTCACACCGTCTACCACCCTGCTGGTACAACCAAGATGGGTGATGTGACCCGCGACCCTATGGCCGTTGTCGATCCCAAGCTGAAGATTCGGGGCCTGAAGAACGTCCGCATCGCCGATGCCGGTGTCTTCCCCGAGATGCCAACCATCAACCCCATGCTGACTGTCTTGGCCATCGGCGAGCGCGCCGCCGAGCTTATTGCCGAGGAAGCTGGCTGGAAGCGCGAGCAGCCCAGGCTGTAA
- a CDS encoding uncharacterized protein (transcript_id=CADANIAT00008042) — translation MTPSLQRQLFYDGKPQHASSGRTFQSINPADATLLAEIPVASQSDIDAAITAAERAFPSWAQTPPIARARILQKAAALLRERNDEIARVETLDSGKAYSETSTVDVVTGADVLEYYANLVGGGGLNGETTQLREEAWVYSKKAPLGVCVGIGAWNYPIQIALWKSAPCLAAGNTMVYKPSEFTSLHGQTLAEIYKEAGLPDGVFNVVYGAGDVGSYLTSHPTVAKVSFTGQVSTGMKVSGAAAGNMKYVTMELGGKSPLLILPDADLENAVDGAMMANFYSTGQVCTNGTRVFIPKSMKKDFESRLVEKMQYIRPGPLFDENTNFGPLSSAVHQEKVTAYIRHGIEQDKATLLYGGLGKPSLPKDLEAGFWVRPTIFTDCTDDMRIVKEEIFGPVMSILTYDSVEEAVKRANTTELGLAAGVFTKDLNLAHRIIDQLEAGITWVNTWGESPAEMAVGGWKKSGLGVENGRRGIEAWVRNKSTLVDMGNAVATVFAKL, via the exons ATGACTCCTTCgctccagcgccagctcTTCTACGACGGCAAACCCCAGCACGCCTCGTCCGGCCGGACTTTCCAGTCCATCAACCCCGCCGACGCCACTCTGCTGGCTGAAATCCCCGTCGCTTCACAGTCAGATATCGACGCTGCCATTACAGCCGCCGAGCGCGCATTCCCTTCATGGGCGCAAACGCCGCCTATTGCCCGTGCGCGTATTCTCCAGAAGGCGGCGGCCTTGCTGCGCGAACGCAACGATGAGATCGCCCGCGTCGAGACTCTAGATTCCGGCAAAGCGTATTCAGAAACGAGCACCGTCGACGTCGTCACTGGAGCTGATGTACTGGAATACTATGCAAACCTCGTGGGCGGTGGCGGACTGAATGGAGAGACCACGCAGCTTCGGGAAGAGGCGTGGGTGTATTCGAAGAAGGCTCCGCTAGGGGTCTGCGTGGGAATTGGCGCATGGAACTACCCTATTCAGAT CGCGCTGTGGAAATCCGCTCCCTGCCTCGCCGCCGGAAATACTATGGTCTACAAGCCTAGCGAATTCACTTCCCTTCACGGTCAAACCCTCGCCGAAATCTACAAGGAAGCTGGTCTTCCAGACGGCGTTTTCAACGTTGTATACGGTGCCGGCGATGTCGGTTCCTATCTCACCTCGCACCCGACCGTCGCCAAGGTCTCTTTCACCGGCCAAGTCTCTACTGGCATGAAGGTCTCCGGAGCCGCAGCCGGAAATATGAAATATGTCACGATGGAGCTCGGTGGAAAGTCGcctctcctcattcttccTGATGCAGATCTCGAGAACGCTGTTGACGGCGCCATGATGGCCAATTTCTACAGCACCGGCCAGGTCTGCACAAACGGCACGCGGGTTTTCATTCCCAAGTCTATGAAGAAGGACTTTGAGTCCCGTCTCGTTGAGAAAATGCAATATATCCGGCCAGGTCCGCTGTTCGATGAGAACACCAACTTCGGGCCCCTTAGCTCGGCCGTCCACCAGGAGAAAGTCACCGCTTATATTCGCCACGGCATTGAGCAGGACAAGGCCACCCTTCTTTACGGAGGCCTTGGCAAGCCTTCTCTGCCGAAAGACCTCGAAGCAGGCTTCTGGGTCCGTCCGACGATCTTCACCGATTGCACGGACGACATGCGTATCGTCAAGGAGGAAATTTTTGGGCCTGTTATGTCAATTCTGACCTACGACTCTGTGGAAGAAGCAGTCAAGCGCGCCAATACGACGGAGCTGGGTCTTGCCGCCGGTGTCTTCACGAAGGACCTCAACCTAGCACACCGCATTATTGACCAGCTCGAGGCAGGTATCACCTGGGTGAACACATGGGGCGAGAGTCCTGCTGAGATGGCCGTCGGtggctggaagaagagcggtCTTGGCGTGGAAAATGGTCGTCGCGGTATTGAGGCCTGGGTTCGGAATAAGAGCACCCTTGTCGATATGGGCAATGCTGTTGCGACGGTCTTTGCGAAGCTGTAG
- a CDS encoding uncharacterized protein (transcript_id=CADANIAT00008043), with translation MAILDKDRPRGLRVPSLSSFRSKHKSPESTPTIHLPSPSQMTLQNESIPVSSFKPAEKALPPQPLPSAPQPSSAAGYPYPYPPQTYNNPPTPVSVQNSTPTRPFGHDGPAQPPLPALPADRPMPRPIPQSTTPPARRPIPRSTAASTTAPAPAPAPEPAPEPAPEPVPAQTSTPVYAPAPIPAPSSVPPVNNLIAQQRTPPLSEGGPEQRKSNGTSDSLEDLIPSPEPEPELDGASSTPNETGSSEEDNRPFTPPEVEPVAVPLTKLHYACYQDHRAMPATGNVNSIVRSVTDAFFAACVFAPIVIKRCKNALAVRWHS, from the exons ATGGCCATTCTGGACAAGGACCGCCCCCGCGGCTTGCGAGTGCCGTCGCTTTCCTCGTTCAGATCCAAACACAAGTCGCCTGAATCAACACCTACTATCCACCTGCCTTCACCTTCGCAAATGACCCTTCAAAACGAGTCAATCCCGGTGTCTTCTTTCAAACCAGCCGAAAAGGCATTGCCCCCTCAACCGCTGCCGTCCGCGCCACAGCCCTCATCCGCGGCGGGATACCCATACCCATACCCGCCGCAAACATACAACAATCCACCAACTCCGGTATCTGTCCAGAATTCGACCCCAACTCGACCTTTCGGCCATGATGGTCCTGCGCAGCCTCCTCTACCTGCGCTCCCCGCCGACAGACCTATGCCCCGGCCAATCCCTCAGTCTACTACCCCACCAGCCCGGCGCCCGATTCCCAGGTCCACGGCGGCTTCAACAactgcgccagcgccagcgccagcaccaGAACCAGCACCAGAACCAGCACCAGAACCAGTACCAGCACAAACATCAACACCGGTATATGCACCTGCGCCTATTCCTGCGCCTTCATCTGTACCACCAGTGAACAATCTCATTGCGCAACAGAGAACCCCGCCACTGAGCGAGGGGGGGCCGGAGCAGAGGAAATCCAACGGCACCAGCGACTCTTTGGAAGACCTCATCCCGTCGCCCGAACCAGAGCCTGAGCTAGACGGTGCGAGCAGCACACCCAATGAAACCGGGTCCAGCGAAGAGGACAACAGACCCTTCACACCACCGGAGGTTGAACCCGTTGCTGTCCCGCTGACCAAACTGCATTACGCCTGCTACCAGGATCATCGCGCAATGCCGGCCACCGGGAACGT AAATTCGATCGTGAGATCCGTCACCGATGCGTTTTTTGCTGCCTGCGTGTTTGCGCCGATTGTTATCAAGCGCTGCAAAAATGCCCTCGCCGTTCGCTGGCACAGCTGA
- a CDS encoding putative G-patch domain protein (transcript_id=CADANIAT00008044), giving the protein MAAEEDEVDYMSMVIEEPQQKETFTQKKRRLQREAEARARVPSKAERAAQEAAKRDAALATSTLNPSNKGFQMMAKLGFKPGQTLGKPAGEDREKEGSGPNAQSRTEPLNLIFKEDRGGIGLDSERKRKIREEAEEAAKKIKAEEGDYRDRVRLERETKRIEAQIHAAQKVAERLDADENGEADLFSASNVEDKDKNEEKDEKEQEGSDEEAPATKPKAKAKVKPTSQINILYRGLVREREEKERAIQTRHMLQTSLPTSFFPNPRLPGYEDATLDRDDHEALGGGRDLSTVLEQEVEEEDPELDEFNTLEPAERLRRLVEYLREKHNYCFWCKYRYDTAEMEGCPGVTEEDHD; this is encoded by the exons ATggctgcggaggaggacgaggttgacTACATGTCCATGGTCATAGAGGAACCACAGCAGAAGGAGACTTTCACGCAAAAGAAGCGCCGGCTCCAACGAGAG GCCGAAGCCCGCGCTAGAGTTCCGTCGAAAGCCGAACGTGCCGCCCAGGAAGCTGCCAAACGCGATGCAGCCTTGGCAACTAGTACACTTAACCCCTCTAACAAGGGGTTTCAGATGATGGCAAAGCTGGGATTTAAACCAGGCCAGACGCTGGGAAAGCCTGCCGGAGAGGatagagagaaagagggtAGCGGTCCTAATGCACAGTCGCGCACGGAACCTTTGAATCTTATATTTAAGGAAGACCGTGGTGGGATCGGGCTGGATAGTGAGCGGAAGCGCAAGATTCgggaggaggccgaggaggccgcGAAAAAGATCAAAGCCGAAGAGGGCGACTATCGAGATCGTGTACGACTCGAGCGCGAAACGAAGCGCATCGAAGCCCAGATTCATGCAGCGCAGAAGGTCGCAGAGCGATTAGATGCGGATGAAAACGGGGAAGCGGATCTCTTTTCTGCCAGTAACGTCGAAGATAAGGATAAGAATGAGGAaaaggacgagaaggagcaaGAGGGCAGTGATGAAGAAGCTCCCGCAACTAAGCCCAAAGCAAAGGCCAAGGTAAAGCCAACGTCTCAAATCAACATCCTATACCGCGGACTTGTGCGCGAGcgtgaagaaaaggagcgcGCCATTCAGACCCGGCATATGCTGCAGACATCCTTGCCGACATCGTTTTTCCCGAACCCGCGGTTACCGGGTTATGAAGACGCGACGTTGGATCGGGACGACCACGAAGCCCTTGGCGGCGGACGTGATCTCTCTACCGTCCTCGAGCAagaagtagaggaagaagacccgGAGCTGGACGAATTCAATACCCTTGAGCCGGCTGAGCGCTTACGGCGGTTGGTTGAGTATCTCCGCGAAAAGCACAACTATTGCTTCTGGTGCAAATATCGCTACGATACTGCCGAGATGGAGGGATGTCCCGGTGTGACGGAGGAAGACCATGATTGA
- a CDS encoding putative triacylglycerol lipase (transcript_id=CADANIAT00008045), translated as MLRPLAVLTALSALVSARDVVVDLGYARYRGEALSNGVAQWLGIRYAAPPVGSLRFAAPQDPEDEYEIQDATQHGPVCIRASRYPIPEGSSEDCLFLDVYAPARPRRDSSRLLPVYVFIQGGGFSSNGNPYYNGSGLIQASDMNIVVVNFNYRVGPYGFLAGSEILEGGSLNNGLRDQIQVLKWVQKHISKFGGNPDHVVIGGDSAGGASVTLLLSAYEGRDDGLFHAAAAESQSFATMLTVDESQFAYDNLVNRTGCSDTGDTLNCLRSLDVEDLQRENIVTPFPGAQQPPLYMYGPTIDGDLIPDYTYRLFQQGKFIHVPVIFGDVTNEGTKFVPEDLVSDTATYVWLQSQWPALTPKHFSRIHEYYLQDVNSTRPFPNATRYWRPVSDAYGEIRYVCPGIALNAAYAKAGIPNWNYHYAVQDPEDEASGLGVYHVVELNAIWGPDNIWWSDTISQPPPESYFTFNAPIVPVMQGYWTSFIRSFDPNKHRYRGSPRWETWGKQERLFVRTGETRMERVPADQRERCEYFISIGIDLRQ; from the exons ATGTTGAGACCTCTAGCTGTGTTGACTGCGCTTTCTGCTCTAGTTTCTGCTAGAGATGTGGTTGTAGACCTTGGTTATGCGCGGTATCGAGGCGAGGCGCTCTCAAACGGCGTCGCACAGTGGCTAGGGATACGCTACGCTGCACCTCCTGTAGGATCGTTGCGTTTCGCGGCGCCGCAGGACCCTGAGGATGAATATGAGATCCAGGATGCCACTCAG CATGGCCCCGTTTGTATCCGGGCATCTAGATATCCGATCCCAGAGGGCTCTTCCGAGGACTGTCTGTTTCTTGACGTTTACGCTCCTGCAAGGCCCAGACGAGACTCGTCAAGGCTCTTACCCGTATACGTTTTTATCCAAGGTggcggcttcagcagcaatgggaATCCCTACTACAATGGATCAGGCTTAATCCAAGCTTCTGATATGAACATTGTCGTGGTCAACTTCAATTATCGAGTCGGTCCGTATGGTTTTCTGGCCGGCTCGGAGATTCTTGAGGGCGGAAGCTTGAACAATGGTCTGAGGGACCAAATTCAGGTACTCAAATGGGTTCAGAAGCATATCAGTAAG TTCGGTGGCAACCCGGATCATGTAGTCATAGGAGGTGACAGCGCGGGCGGGGCCTCAGTGACCCTGCTCCTCTCCGCGTACGAAGGCCGTGACGACGGGCTTTTccatgctgctgctgccgaatCCCAGAGCTTTGCCACCATGTTGACTGTGGATGAGTCTCAGTTCGCGTACGACAATCTAGTAAACCGCACAGGCTGCAGCGACACGGGGGATACACTCAACTGCCTCCGTAGTCTGGACGTTGAAGACCTTCAGCGCGAAAACATCGTCACGCCGTTTCCTGGCGCCCAACAACCCCCTCTCTACATGTACGGGCCTACCATTGACGGTGACCTCATCCCAGACTACACATACCGCCTCTTCCAACAAGGCAAATTTATTCACGTTCCTGTCATCTTCGGCGATGTCACCAACGAGGGCACCAAATTTGTTCCTGAAGACCTCGTGTCCGACACCGCAACATATGTCTGGCTTCAGTCTCAATGGCCCGCCCTTACACCCAAGCATTTCTCCCGTATACATGAGTACTATCTGCAAGATGTTAACTCCACACGGCCGTTTCCTAATGCAACCCGCTATTGGCGCCCAGTAAGCGACGCATATGGTGAAATCCGCTACGTCTGCCCCGGCATTGCGCTGAACGCTGCGTATGCCAAGGCCGGCATTCCCAATTGGAACTACCACTACGCAGTCCAGGACCCGGAGGATGAAGCTTCAGGTTTAGGCGTCTATCATGTCGTGGAACTCAATGCAATTTGGGGCCCAGACAATATTTGGTGGTCGGATACTATCTCGCAGCCGCCTCCAGAGTCTTATTTCACATTCAATGCGCCCATCGTTCCTGTTATGCAGGGCTACTGGACAAGCTTCATTAGGAGTTTTGATCCCAATAAGCATCGGTATAGGGGGAGCCCGAGGTGGGAGACTTGGGGTAAGCAAGAGCGGTTATTCGTTCGAACCGGTGAGACGAGGATGGAACGAGTCCCGGCAGACCAGAGAGAAAGGTGTGAATATTTTATTTCCATCGGCATTGATTTGAGGCAGTGA
- a CDS encoding snoRNA-binding rRNA-processing protein NOP14 (transcript_id=CADANIAT00008046) produces the protein MPPSQLKQLKASLRDTGLLGPQKSKKQKRQNAKTGANAQNRAQRESALNAIRERFNPFEIRTVSRGKFDVTTRDGGAKSASGNFRPGVTKSLGEERRRQTLLQEMDRRNKVGGIMDRRFGENDPTMTPEERAAERFARASQKKLRKDSMFNLEEDDEEEFTLTHKGESLSFGDEDGIRDDFQEDLDAGDMSDTEMPRKRKRFIDDPEAEEDGSQDGEDVPERKKSKHEVMQEVIAKSKFYKAQRQMAKEDDDELREELDKGLPELFDMLRGVKPPPKQEPPKDDLAGMNPDRAAIMQGHSQGDPEKEYDQRLKQLTFDKRSMPTDRTKTEEEKAEEEAQRLKKLEEERIRRMRGEDVSEDEAEAAEEEEDGEESEEESLPDDAKDFGLQQPTNYSTSRPEGVDDEDDFILDDLVETRSDVSLSFVEDDEDIIGSEEESEDEEEEDELINGITMPGEESGNEAPAPDTQIAGDGLAYTYPCPNSHEEFLKTIKDISYEDLPTVIQRIRALHHPRLHSDNKVKLGRFAGILVQHAAYMVEQPQRPPFAVVENVLRHIHSLAKSHPESVSLAFRAQLREVAADRPLSLRPGDLVILTGIATIFPTSDHFHAVSTPAHLCLARYLGQGPVNSLSDLCTGTYAASLALQYQTISKRYMPEFLNYVLNALCILSPGEPSSKLGSFPLRQPTELLRIRPSKPLNIRKLQFLDVSARSEIDPEDLKLSLITTLSSLLNTASDLWSSKSASVEIFNQAQAVLQHVSSSCVDVNKKAKKAKNPLIPAAALDTLQSTLDKLSTVLSQSRLTRRPLLLHNHRPLAVKTAIPKFEDSFNPDKHYDPNRERAEVNRLKAEYKRERKGAMRELRKDANFIAREKLREKKEKDAEYERKYKRLVAEVQNEEGREANAYEREKRMRQGKR, from the exons ATGCCGCCGTCGcagctcaagcagctgaAAGCTTCTCTTCGCGATACTGGATTACTGGGTCCCCAgaagtccaagaagcagaagcgtcAAAATGCGAAGACCGGTGCGAATGCGCAAAACCGGGCCCAACGCGAGTCCGCCCTAAACGCTATTCGAGAACGATTCAATCCCTTTGAGATTAGAACGGTTTCCCGCGGCAAGTTCGATGTGACTACACGAGATGGCGGCGCCAAGTCAGCTTCAGGGAACTTTCGACCGGGAGTCACCAAGTCTCTTGGTGAAGAGAGG AGACGTCAAACCCTATTGCAGGAGATGGATCGCAGGAATAAAGTCGGAGGTATTATGGATCGGCGTTTTGGTGAGAACGACCCGACCATGACACCGGAAGAACGAGCCGCGGAACGATTCGCCAGAGCCAGCCAAAAGAAACTACGCAAAGACTCGATGTTCAATcttgaggaggatgatgaagaggagttTACGCTTACGCACAAGGGTGAATCGCTATCGTtcggtgatgaggatggcattCGCGATGATTTCCAGGAAGATTTAGACGCAGGCGACATGTCAGATACTGAAATGCCTCGAAAGAGAAAACGATTCATTGACGATCCCGAAGCCGAGGAGGACGGATCGCAAGATGGGGAAGATGTCCCGGAACGAAAGAAATCGAAGCACGAAGTCATGCAGGAGGTCATCGCCAAATCCAAGTTTTACAAAGCGCAGCGACAAATGGCgaaggaggacgatgatgaattACGTGAGGAGCTGGATAAGGGTCTACCTGAACTCTTTGATATGCTCCGAGGAGTGAAACCCCCTCCAAAACAAGAACCGCCAAAGGACGATCTTGCAGGAATGAATCCCGATCGCGCAGCCATCATGCAAGGCCACTCTCAGGGAGACCCAGAAAAGGAGTACGATCAGCGATTGAAGCAACTGACTTTCGACAAGCGATCGATGCCTACGGACCGTACTAAgacagaggaagagaaggcggaagaagaggcacAACGGTTGAAGAAACTCGAGGAAGAACGGATTCGCAGAATGCGTGGTGAAGACGTTAGCGAGGACGAAGCAGAGGcggccgaagaggaagaggacggcgAAGAGTCTGAGGAGGAATCTCTCCCGGATGATGCAAAAGATTTCGGGTTGCAGCAGCCTACAAATTACTCCACATCTCGGCCAGAGGGtgttgacgatgaagacgatttTATCCTTGACGACCTCGTAGAAACGAGGTCGGACGTCAGCTTATCGTTtgtcgaagacgacgaggatatTATTGGTTCTGAAGAAgagtctgaggatgaggaagaggaagacgagctcATTAACGGCATCACCATGCCAGGCGAGGAGTCTGGCAATGAAGCACCAGCTCCTGATACACAGATTGCCGGCGATGGGCTTGCATATACATACCCGTGTCCAAACAGCCATGAGGAGTTTCTTAAAACAATCAAGGACATCTCTTATGAAGACCTGCCAACCGTTATCCAGCGGATCCGAGCTCTGCACCACCCCCGCCTTCACAGTGACAACAAGGTCAAGCTTGGCCGATTCGCCGGTATCCTCGTTCAGCACGCCGCATACATGGTTGAACAGCCACAACGCCCGCCCTTTGCCGTCGTGGAAAACGTACTGCGTCACATCCACTCTTTAGCCAAGAGCCATCCCGAGAGTGTATCACTGGCATTCAGGGCCCAGCTGCGCGAAGTCGCAGCAGAccgtccgctcagcctccGACCtggtgaccttgtcatcCTCACTGGAATCGCCACTATCTTCCCAACCTCGGACCACTTCCACGCTGTATCTACACCAGCGCATCTCTGCCTTGCTCGGTATCTCGGACAAGGGCCCGTCAACTCGCTGTCTGACTTGTGCACGGGCACCTACGCTGCCAGTCTAGCCTTGCAGTACCAGACTATCTCTAAGCGCTACATGCCCGAGTTTCTGAACTACGTCCTTAACGCGCTGTGTATTCTCAGTCCTGGAGAGCCTTCCTCTAAGCTCGGATCCTTCCCTCTCCGCCAACCGACAGAACTCCTACGTATCAGACCTTCAAAACCTCTAAACATCCGCAAACTCCAGTTTTTGGACGTATCCGCACGATCAGAAATAGATCCAGAGGACCTTAAACTCTCCCTCATCACAACCCTTTCCTCCCTCCTCAATACAGCATCCGATCTCTGGTCCAGCAAGTCCGCCTCAGTTGAGATCTTCAACCAAGCACAGGCTGTCCTTCAACACGTCTCGAGTTCCTGCGTCGACGTCaacaagaaagcaaagaaggcaaagaaTCCCTTGATCCCTGCCGCCGCTCTGGACACGCTCCAATCCACCCTCGACAAGCTCTCCACTGTCCTCTCTCAATCTCGCCTCACACGCCGGCCACTCCTCTTGCACAACCACAGACCACTTGCTGTCAAAACGGCGATTCCGAAGTTCGAGGACTCGTTCAACCCTGACAAGCACTACGACCCCAACCGTGAGCGGGCTGAGGTTAACCGGCTCAAGGCGGAGTACAAGCGTGAGCGCAAGGGTGCTATGCGCGAGCTCCGCAAGGACGCAAACTTCATTGCCAGGGAGAAGttgcgggagaagaaggagaaggacgcTGAATATGAGCGAAAGTATAAGAGGCTTGTTGCAGAGGTGCAGAATGAGGAGGGGAGAGAGGCAAATGCTTatgagagggagaagaggatgcggCAGGGGAAGAGGTAG
- a CDS encoding uncharacterized protein (transcript_id=CADANIAT00008047), giving the protein MLLEEVAKAVDKRSIYDVLCGVPAGYVFKYEKKYTIFCALINYLVIVAVVLDLSQPVHLLEVGSNSAHGKE; this is encoded by the exons ATGCTCCTCGAGGAGGTTGCAAAGGCAGTCGACAAGCGCAGT ATATATGACGTCTTGTGCGG TGTTCCTGCTGGCTATGTCTTCAAGTA CGAAAAGAAATATACCATCTTCTGTGCCCTCATTAATTATCTTGTCATCGTTGCTGTCGTTCTTGATCTCAGTCAACCTGTTCACTTGCTGGAGGTCGGCAGCAATTCCGCGCACGGCAAAGAATAG